The following nucleotide sequence is from Ferruginibacter lapsinanis.
TCATGCAACATCAGCCAGACCTGATATTTTTAGATATTCAAATGCCTAAAATAAATGGGTTTGAGATGTTGGAGTTGATCGATCAACCGCCGGCAGTGATCTTTACAACAGCATTTGAAGAGTATGCTATTAAAGCATTTGAAACACACGCTGTTGATTATCTCCTTAAACCATTCAGTAAAGATCGTTTTGACAAAGCTTTACAAAAGTTACAGGAAGGAAAGGAGAGTAATGCTGAAAATACCAAACAGTTATTGGAGGCCGTAGTCAATACCCCAGACAAGCACAATCGTATTGTGGTGAAAGAAAACGGGAAAATTAAAATAATTCCGTTGACGCAAATTCAGTTTATTGAAGCAGCAGATGATTATGTAAAAGTGCATACAGCCGAAGGTTACTTTCTAAAGAATAAAACAATGGCCTATTTCGAATCTGTGTTAGATCCCAATAGCTTTATTCGTATACATCGGTCCTACATCGTAAATGTTCAATTAATAACCCGTTTAGATCCTTACGAAAAAGAGACTTATGTGGCAGTATTATCCAATGGTAAACAATTGCCGGTAAGTAAAACCGGTTATGCAAAATTGAAAGAGGTGTTGGGTATTTAAGGGAGAGTCTAGACAGATACATTAGCTAGTATATATAAATATAAAGCCCCGGAAACCCGGGGCTTTATATTTCAGTTTAAAAGAATAAACAGTCTATCTGTATAATTTCAAATTGGTTTTATTGTTATCAGGTGCAATTACTTCAAGCAGATAAATACCTTTTGGCAATGAATTACCTATTGATAAACTTTGTGATGCAGAGCCTTCGCTGATAGTAAATGTGCTGTTTTTTACCATTTGCCCATTACTGCTAAATAATCCTAGTTTGTAAACACCACCTTTTTGATTTAAAAACTGTATACTAACAGTTTGTCCGTCCGGAGTGATCGCTGCTTTGATCGCATCAGTTTTGGTTTTAGCAGAGATGGAAACTATCTGGCTGTAATGTGCATTTCCGCTGGTTTCAATACATTTTATCCTGTAAAAAATATTTGAAGCATTTGTATTGTTATCTGTCCAGCTGTATTGCATAGAAGAACCATTGTTGTTTACAATACCAGTTGAATATACTTTGCTGAAATTTGTTCCATCCACAGATCTTTCTACTTCGTATTGTTTTACATTCGTTTCAGTTTCTACATTCCAGTCTACTTTATTACCGATATTATTTTTTTTGACAGTAATATTCGAAAATTTAACTGGTAATATTCCTGCCTGTCTAAAAACCAGCTTGAAGCGATCGGGGTTAGCAGAAGCAGCATCTCCATTGATGCTGAAATCAACAATGGTAACACCATTCAGGTTGATAGGAGTGGATGTATTCAGATAGCTATCTTCCAACATTCCCACAGATACTTTTTGATTCAGATTATCTGCTTTTATCTCAAAACGATAATTGCGTTGTGTGGTTTTTGCCAATTTATAAAACATAGTATCCAAATCTCCAGGCACAGGCCTTCTTTCAGCAGATAAAGTTTTGTTAGCTCTAAAGAAGCTTATATTTTCATTTGTATTACCCATTTTAGGAGCATCTTCTAATGTTACATTGGAACTGAAGTTGTCATTGTAGTCTGCAATAACTCCATCTGCCAGTGTGGTTGAAGCGGCATCAACCAGGTAAAGATTCGTTTTTAAAGCAGCAGGTTTACTAAAGCCGGATGGTCTTGCGCTTGGTGCTGCTGTATATTTGCAATCTTCAGTAAAAGTAATTGAAGCAGGGCCGTCAGAACTTGTTTGTATCAATACAGCTTGACCACTTTCTATTATTTTAGTTTGTGTGCTTGCACCAACTGATGAAGAGAAAATACCATCTCCATCCATATCATCCAGCATAACATAGCCACCTACCGTATTCATATTCGGGTCCCATGCATAAAATCTTTTTACCACATTTGTTCTGGTAACTTTATCAAAATCTATCGGTGATGCATATGGGTTACCAATCAAGGCATATTTTCCCATCACGGAGGACGCAGTAAAAGTCTGATCTCCTGTTTGTAATTTACCGGCACTACTTAATGTAGTGCTATTGGAATAACCCAGGCTAAGATTTGTTGGATTTCTATCTCCTCTCATAAAAACAAAATACCCGATATTATCTCCCGAACCGGTGTTATTTGAAATTGGGACGTTGGTGTTGCTAACGTTAACCAAGGCTTGTGTAGAAAGATTAAACCATTTCATCGAAGCTGCTGCGCCGGCATCTAAACCATTTCCTCCACCCGGCGAGGTTACAATAGTACCTCTGCCTTGTGTGTATACACCTCCATTCTGCCATGATTCGAAAATTGTATTGGCGTTACTTAAAGGAGATGTCATTAAGCGCCATGCTCTTTTTGCAGGGAAATAACGTTCTACAATAAATTTACCACCGCCGGAATAATCGAGATCTCCACCAACAGTTGCTACACTTGCTGTACCAGCTGAATCGGAAGACAAAGTGATAGTTTTATCTGTAAGGTCAATGGTGCCGTTAGTAGGTGTAAGTACACCAGTCAGTGCAAAGGATTTGTCAATTGAAACGCCTGCAACATTATCCACTTCAAGATTATTCATGGCGTTGATAGTGGCATTGCTGCCTGGAAAATATTGTGTGGCTGTTCCATTTAAAATAATGCTGCCATTATTTGTCAATGTACCACTATTCGTATAGTTGCCGGTTATAGTAAGGTTTCCATCAGCTGCAACCGTTAGAGAAGCACCGGGTGCAATATCCAGGTTGCCAACTGTTATTGTTCCGGAAATAACCGGATAGCTTGAGGCTCCTGCCGATAAAGTAAGATCAATGATTCCTGAAGGTACAATGCCTCCGCACCAATTCGCTGTGTTATTCCAATTGTTATCAACAGCACCTATCCAGTTACTGCCTGCAAAATTAATAGTAACATCATCTGTTGAAGTATTGCATGGAGAATTAGAAATACTCCATCTTAAAACATAGGTTGTGCCTATAGTTCCCGTAAATGTTGACGTGGGGCTGGCATCATTGCTGAACGAACCTCCGCTGCCACTTATGATACTCCAACTTCCTGTTCCAATGGAAGGCGTGTTGGCGGCTAAAATTGCTGTTGTGCCGCAGGGGTTTTGATCTGGTCCTGCATTTGCCGTGGTGGGCAATGGTGTAACCGTTATAACGGCACTGCCGGTTTTATCTGCTGCCTGGGCAGTACAATTAGCATCCAATAAAGTACTGATAGTATAAGTGGTGGTGGTTGTTGGACTAACGTTTACGGATAAAGGACTGGTACTGCCGCTAAAGGCTGTTCCGTTGGATAACGTTCCGCTCCATGGCCCAACACCTGTTACTGCTATGCTTAATGTTGTGGTTTGTCCGTTGCAAATGGTCGTTGTACCACTGATAACGCCTGTCGGACTATTGATTGACACAACCACCGGTTTGATGTCATAACAACCGCCGGCAATCGTTCCTTTAATATAATAGGTTCCTGCTGTTGTTACTGCAGAAGGAGAAGACAGTGATGAACTGGCTGCTGCATCGTTCCAATAAGTAAAGATCAATCCGCTGGTAGAACCTGTGGTTATTGCAGAAGCAGTTAAATTAACCGTAGATGGTTTACATACAGCTGCAGGATTGTTGATGACAACTGTAGGAGTAGAGCAAATAGCTAATTCAGCCAGCGCAAAATCTCCAAAACTGGTTAAACCTGTTGATTGTGTGCTGGTAGAAGTTTTAGTTCCTACTGTAGGGTAGGTCCATGATGCATTATAATTTCCTACTAAAAAATTAGCGGTATTGGCCGATGCATCTTTATCGCCGGTAATAAAATTAAATGTAGCCGAATAATTTGTAAATGTTGTTCCGCTGTTGGTTAAAGTCCAGTAGCGGTTTATAGAAAGGCTTCCGTTAAGATTTGATGATGGGATAGAAGGATGGTCTGTATTCGTAGATCTTGCTGTAATGTTTCCTGCAACAGAAACACTGGCAAATACAATCGTTACAGGCGAATAATTGCTTGCATCACCTATATCAAAAGTTCTTGATACACTACTACCTGTAGCAATATTTCTTTGTTCATTTCCATTTATATGCCCGCTGGTACGAACTACACTGCCGGTACTGCTGATAATTACAGTGCTGCTCCCTGTTGTAATAACACCGGAGGTAAAAGTTAATACGCCTGTAATAGTTGAGCTGATTGTTTGATTGATACCGGTTACATTATTTAAGGTAAGATTTTTAAAAGTAGTAGAGCCACTGCCACCAAGTGTTTGTGTTGTAGATCCACTGAATGTAACAGTGCCTGTGCCGGCGACAAATCCGCCAACGCCAACATTATTGATCCAGTTTCCTCCCAATACAATATTTCTGTTATTAGTAGCATTGCTCAATACACCTGCATTGATCGTTAAATTTCCGTTTACAGTAATGTCTGTAGTAGAAATAGTTTTAGTTCCGCTGCCTGATAGGGTTAAGTGATGATATGTCTGACTTCTGATAGTAGCACTAGCTGAACGATAATCTACTGTATTTCCTGTAGCGGTAGACGTTAGTGTGGTAATACTCAATGGAGTGGTACTGGCTAATGCTAATATAGCATTGGTGCCTTGTACCAATGTTGTTCCGGTCAATGTACCTCCAACTAGAACTGTTCCGGTAATATTGTTTGTTAATGTGCCAACATTTACATCCAATACACCGGATGTTTTAATGTCTCCTGCACCTGTCCATGTTTGTGTGGCGCTGGTTCTGATAGTCCCCACATTAAAAGCGAGTGCTGATGTATTATTTTGTACAATACCTCCTGCAAAGATCAGTCTGCCTAATGTTGTTACCGAGGTAGCGGTAAATGTAGAACTGCTTCCAACACTAACCAGCCCGGTGAAAGTGGTGATACCGGTTCCGTTATTATCCAGAAATGCGCCTGCTCCACTCATGGTAGTGGTACCAGTTACAGAAAGATCTCCTGTGGTACTCACAGTTAATAAACCAGTGAGGGTTAAGTTTCTAACAGAATAATTAATAAGTGTTCCTCCGAAAGTGACACCTGTTGTAGCAGTGCCCGCCACAGTTAAGTCGGCATTTCCTAAAACGGTAATACCTCTTGCAAAACTCATATTCACAGTTCCGGTCAATGTTTTATTGTCACCTATAGTTGCAGCGCCTGCAGAGAAAGCGCCTGCGGTGTTGGTAAAACCCGAACTGAAGATCATATTGGCTGCGGTTGTTACTGACGTTGATGTCCATGCTCCTGTT
It contains:
- a CDS encoding LytR/AlgR family response regulator transcription factor, which translates into the protein MKAIIIDDEPLARMVIREYLQSHDDITVLQECNDGFEGVKAIMQHQPDLIFLDIQMPKINGFEMLELIDQPPAVIFTTAFEEYAIKAFETHAVDYLLKPFSKDRFDKALQKLQEGKESNAENTKQLLEAVVNTPDKHNRIVVKENGKIKIIPLTQIQFIEAADDYVKVHTAEGYFLKNKTMAYFESVLDPNSFIRIHRSYIVNVQLITRLDPYEKETYVAVLSNGKQLPVSKTGYAKLKEVLGI